Sequence from the Montipora foliosa isolate CH-2021 chromosome 12, ASM3666993v2, whole genome shotgun sequence genome:
AACAAGATCATCACAAGGGAGGAAGCAACCTTTACTGTAGAGCACCGAGCAAAGGAAATCATAAGTCCTGCCTGCGTGAGACAGATGTTTGAGAGAGACTTTCATGAAGCAACAGGCAAAAGGAATTCTCCAACGCTGTCAGTTGAAGATCATAAATTCCTGGACATCCTAGGTACACGAATACACAAAAGGAGTGATGGGCACTATGAGATGCCATTACCACTGCGCCATGAAGACGTGAAGCTGCCAAATAATAGATCACAAGCCCTAAGAAGATTGTATCTGTTAAAGGCAAGGTTTAAGAGAGTGCCAAGTTACCATAAGGATTACACTGAGTTCATGGAAGACGTGATAACCCACTGCGCCGAGAAGGCCCGTCCAAATGACGACGAAGGCACCAAGATTAGAAATGGCCGGATAAATTACGTCCCTCATCATGGGGTTTACCACCCTGCCAAACCTTCACGAATAAGAGTGGTTTTCGATTGTAGTGCCGTGTACAAGGGAACTTCACTGAACAAGAACTTGTTACAAGGGCTGGATCTAACGAACAGTCTGATGGGTGTTCTCTGTCGGTTTCGACAAGAAACCGTTGCATTGACGTGCGATGTAAATGGAATGTTCCACCTGTTCTTTGTTAATGAAGAATACAGGGATTTGCTTAGATTCTTCTGGTGGGATCAAGGTGATGTGAAGAAAGATGCTCAAGAATACCGCATGAAGGTGTACCTTTTCGGAGCTGCTTCGTCGCCAGGTTGCGCAAATTATGGGTTCAAAAAAGCTGCTGATGACGGGGAGAAGGAGTTTGGTAAAAATGCTGCTGACTTTATGCGAAGAGACTTTTATGTCGACGATGGACTTAAGTCAGTCAAGGATGTGGATACCGCCATCGAACTCATTCAGAAAACGCAAGGCATGTGCGCAAAGGCTGGCCTAAAATTACATAAGTTTAGCAGTAACAAGAAGGAGGTTATTCAAGCTGTAGCTCCAGAGGACCGCGCTAAAGGACTGCAAGATCTCGATTTGACGAGAGATCCCTTACCGATTGAGCGAACGCTTGGAATTATGTGGTGCGCAGAAACAGATAACTTCCAATTCAGAATAGTGATCCAAGATCGACCGCTCACTAGTAGGGGCATTCTGTCGACTGTATGCTCCGTTTACGACTCCCTTGGCTTCATAACACCCTTGATCCTAGTGGGTAAACAAATACTGCAAGATTTGTGCCGGAACGATGCCGACTGGGATGAACCCATCTGCGATGAGCTGAGACCAAGATGGGAGCGATGGAGGAGCGAGTTGCGTACCCTGGAGAGCTTAAGAATTCCAAGATGCTTCAACCCGAAGGATTTGGCCAAATTAAAACAGTCGAGTTGCATCATTTCTCCGATGCGAGCCTGTCAGGCTATGGTCAATGCAGCTATCTGCGTCTAATAAGCGAGAGTGATCAAACTCACTGCTCCCTGGTTATGGGAAAAGCACGTGTCACACCATTGGAACCTGTCACAATCCCACGCTTGGAGTTGACGGCTGCCTGTGGTCTCCGTGAAAATATGTCAGTTGCTTGGAGAGGAACTCGATTATCAAGATGTGTCCGAGTTCTTTTGGACAGACAGCAAAGTAGTGATAGGTTACATCAGCAACACAACAAGCCGCTTCTATGTTTTCGTGGCTAATCGTCTTCAACAGATTCACGATCATACCAAACCTCAACAATGGCAATATATCAGCTCGCAGTCCAATCCCGCCGATGCTGCATCCCGAGGTCTTAGAGCTCAGCAACTTGTCGATGATGATTCTCGCTGGCTTAGAGTTCCAGATTTTTTGTGGCGACCCCTTCCATACCAAGTACAAATAGATCTAAAGCCACAACCATTGGATCCAGACGATCCTAAAGTAAAGAAAGTAACCTCTCTTATGACACACACAAGTTAAGGATATCCGAATCACTTTGAAACTTCCAGATTGGATAGGTTCTCCAACTGGTTTCGGGCAAAGCGAGCCGTTGCGGTCTGTCTGCGTTTTAAACGCTGCctgaaggaaggaaagaagtcCGAAAGGGTCAAGCCCGCATGCTACCAACCAGTGAATATGGAAGAAATAGGTCGTGCTGAAAGGAGATTATCGGCTGCTTACAGTATGATCACTTCAAGGACGAAATCCAGGCTTTGTCTTCACTTCAAAAGGGGGTAGAATTCCGTGACTGAAAGAAAGCCAAACAGCGCAACCTTGATCTGAAGAAATGCAGCAGTCTGTATCGACTAGACCCGTATCTTGACACAGATGGCCTCCTGCGTGTCGGTGGTCGCCTGAGGAATGCTAGCATATCAGAAGGAGCGAAGCATCCAGTGATCTTACCAAGACGGTCTCGCGTTACCCAGCTTATTCTGCAATACTGCCATGAAGCAATCAAACATCAAGGCAGTGGTATGAAGCACAATGAAGTTCGCCAACGAGGATACTGGATAATAGGTGGCACCTCCGCTATGTCTTATTTGGTTTCACGATGTGTTATCTGCAGAAAGCTCCGTTCATCGCCCCAGCAACAGAAGTTAGCAGACCTTCCTCAAGATCGTGTCGAACCTGCCGCTCCGTTCACATACAGCGCGGTTGATTATTTTGGCCCATTTTTTGTTAAGGAAGGGCGGAAGGAAGTCAAACGGTACGGCGTTATTTTCACGTGCATGGCTTCACGTGCTATCCACATTGAAACAGCTAACAGTCTGGAAACAGATGCGTTTATATAAACGCCCTAAGACGCTTCCAGGCAGAGCGCGGCCCTGTTCGTCAGTTAAGGTCCGATTGTGGAACAAATTTTATCGGAGCGCATCGTGAACTAAAGGAAGGACTGAAGGAGATGAATGAAAACAAGATTCGTGCCAGACTGTTAGAAGATAACTGTGAATGGATCAGTTCAATCCCCCCTCCGCGAGTCACATGGGTGGTTCGTGGGAACGACAGATACGGACAGTTCGAAACATCCCTGCATCTATGCTAGAAGAATCAGGACGTCAGATGGATGATGAGAGTTTTCGGACTCTTATGAAGGAAATCCAAGCCATAGTCAATTCCAGACCCCTTACTCTGAATGACATGTCATCTACTGATTCACCCCAGCCACTGACTCCGAATCATCTGTTAACTATGAAAACCAAGGTATTGATGCCACCCCCAGGCGTTTTCCTGCGAGAAGACCTCTACCTTCGCAAGAGATGGAGAAGGGTTCAACATCTTGCCAACCTATTTTGGGAAAAGTGGAGAAATGAATTCCTTCAAGGCCTCCAGCTGCGGAAGAAATGGACGAAGCCACAACGTAACGTGCAGAAGGGAGACATTGTCATGCTAAAGGATGAGAATGTCCCAAGAAACTTGTGGAGATTAGCAAGAATTCAAGATGTTTTCCCAAGTAAAGATTGCCTCGTCAGGAAGGTGAAACTTACTATAGCCAATTCCAGCCTCGACAAACAAGGACGAAGAATCGTTGGTACTCAATATCTTGAAAGACCAATCCACAAGTTGGTTCTTATCATGGAAGCAGACTGGGAATTCCCCGACGAGGATCCTTGACACGATGCTTCAACGCAGTTCAAGTACCACGCTGACCTTCATGTTGGAACTGTTTCTGAGAACTTAGTTTTTCTCCTATTGCTATAGGaacatttcttcttttaaggACAGTGGATTCCCACTGTGGGGAGCCATGTAACTGTAGCCAGTTTTATTGCCTGTCCATGCCTCCACCTTTGTTTTGGCGCCctttttggtcacgtgaccatgtaGTTTTGCCGTAGCGTGGTCGACGAGAGATTCGCAGTACTAAGAAATTAAGATCGTTTGGGGCGCTCGTTTAGCGTATTTTTTCTAGAATCTATTCGATCCCAAGGCTGGACAAGGTTAGATTccatttgttttcagttttttgcTGCATTTATGTGATTCGTATTTGCTTTATATTCGAGTTTATGTACGACACCGATGGTCACCCTAATTAGTCTTTTCAGTTTGCATtgttttcctttatttctttagttttacggCTTTGTTTTGGTCAGTAAATTACTCCAGCTTTAACTGCATCGGTTTGCTGATCGTTTGTGGTTACAGTAGGATTAGTAGCACTGCACAGGTTTAATGTTGTAGGAGAAATAAGTCATTGGACTTCTCCAAACTCGGTCAGTAGCCGagcttattatatggctctgtctcacaaggactgggaactatcAAGTTCActaatttgattggctgaaatcgatattgaccgcggtctagattttcccatctagaccggcatctagatcggtaatgttttgcggtgaaaagatgcaaactaaaatgcaaaaatattgagtattttcttctaccaatatttatttatggaagtgccaaacagcatgatgacaaaagaaaggatgacgagcaaactttgactgaattaagttcagctcatcgccactcatcgccgttcgcaagcaaaatgtcagttagtacaaaccagttacattaaacgaattaaattgttcttgtttgccatataataaacatcttattaaccgagcttagtcagtctgtatgggagaatcttgacctcggtcgtgtgtacagacctcactgcgttcggtctgtactgacgacctcggtcaagattctcccatacagacctcctgcccggttaataagagctaaataatggttttcgatttcagttatttttcctaaaagcatGTTGGGGGTACAAGGGGGGCCAGGGGGGCATTTTACCATCAAGTCGATCTCTATCAATGAGAGAAATGTTGGAGCTGACACTTTCtggctgatttctgcataatttcttgaagccactttTCCGTAATTCGACTGTGTGCTTGCTACAAGACTTGAAACAGTTCCCGTTTCGGAAcaactttcttgttgtttcctgtGAAGAGCTCCTGAAACCAATTTCCTTCGAGTTAATATATGTTGCTccattttgttaattgtttcggCTGAGAACGATCCTTGTTTCTGGCGGGGCGGGCGGCGGAAAGGCGCAGttgcttctttgttttttcttgcaagaaatgtttggccttCTTGTAAAAATCATCTTCTAGATAACAATTGCTGTGCGAGTCTTTTGTCTTTAGGTGGCCTTTCAATTCCTCTATTTCTCTATAGAAATCTATTTCATTTACGCAATTTCGTTGGCGTGACTCTGCCATATGTGGCTTTGGTGTTGTATTGCACATTTTTGAATATGTAaaagtttggaccgagagtgACCTGGggtgaataataaattattcgtttataaattattctgtGGAATTTGCATCACTTGCTTGCGTGGTCAAGTGGATTAAGGAGAAGACAGCAGATCCCGAGGTAGGGAATTCAAGATCAAGTTCTGGTGAGCATACAGAAAGGTCTTGAGAAATATGCAGTGTCTGTGAGTACTTAGGTGTAGAGGGAGTGGGCATAAGTGGTATTCGGGGACGGGGGATAGATGTGTGAAGGAAGGGTGGGATAGGATGGAGGTAATGGTTaagatcagggaggggtaggtCAGTAGAAGGGAGGGAAAGATGTCTAGTTCTTTTTTAACCCCCTAAGAAAACCAAGCCCCCGTTATTTAACTAcaccccttccccctccccccccagaaaaaatatcttttttagacaattgattaaaaaaaattaaagacatttATATACAATCGGATCTACTCAGACTTAACTCGGTGCTCGCTCTtgattgtcatttcattcaagCGTTTGTTTTGACAGTGACCTCTAGACAATAATGGCCGCTGGCCAATTGAGCACGCAAGGTCGATCTGATACTCACTTGGCACGCTTGCCGATTCAATTTATAGTGAATCTACAATAGATCTTTTCTCAGTTACTTTACTTTGGGGATTGTAGTGTAGTCGTCTCGCTGGTCGAAGGTTGTCACATATATAAGCTTGTT
This genomic interval carries:
- the LOC137981147 gene encoding uncharacterized protein, which gives rise to MPYRGDLEVGLLIGTNCPKAIKPRQVISGADNDPYGIKTDLGWEIVGRVCKSPDHKEEPSGSWANKIITREEATFTVEHRAKEIISPACVRQMFERDFHEATGKRNSPTLSVEDHKFLDILGTRIHKRSDGHYEMPLPLRHEDVKLPNNRSQALRRLYLLKARFKRVPSYHKDYTEFMEDVITHCAEKARPNDDEGTKIRNGRINYVPHHGVYHPAKPSRIRVVFDCSAVYKGTSLNKNLLQGLDLTNSLMGVLCRFRQETVALTCDVNGMFHLFFVNEEYRDLLRFFWWDQGDVKKDAQEYRMKVYLFGAASSPGCANYGFKKAADDGEKEFGKNAADFMRRDFYVDDGLKSVKDVDTAIELIQKTQGMCAKAGLKLHKFSSNKKEVIQAVAPEDRAKGLQDLDLTRDPLPIERTLGIMWCAETDNFQFRIVIQDRPLTSRGILSTVCSVYDSLGFITPLILVGKQILQDLCRNDADWDEPICDELRPRWERWRSELRTLESLRIPRCFNPKDLAKLKQSSCIISPMRACQAMVNAAICV
- the LOC137981148 gene encoding uncharacterized protein, yielding MGGSWERQIRTVRNIPASMLEESGRQMDDESFRTLMKEIQAIVNSRPLTLNDMSSTDSPQPLTPNHLLTMKTKVLMPPPGVFLREDLYLRKRWRRVQHLANLFWEKWRNEFLQGLQLRKKWTKPQRNVQKGDIVMLKDENVPRNLWRLARIQDVFPSKDCLVRKVKLTIANSSLDKQGRRIVGTQYLERPIHKLVLIMEADWEFPDEDP